From a region of the Alosa sapidissima isolate fAloSap1 chromosome 9, fAloSap1.pri, whole genome shotgun sequence genome:
- the LOC121718802 gene encoding zinc finger protein 721-like isoform X2, which translates to MDLGLLFNSGGNVTEMQEVDLLSVMLKEEDIKEEEYGHTIACPDGDEKPFVDLDCQTETDVAESSVTDDETLQTTAEIEVKIEEEDDLPGCIMQKNLQHKGRLCHCTVCRKSFTALSELEKHQQTHTVDLSLKQNTSIRPHKCTECEKAFTTQTRLEVHMLTHTGEMPHRCTQCGKCFSYSSTLKRHMLTHTGEKPHQCTWCGKCFLRRSHLKTHILTHTGEKPHQCTQCEKAFTTRTRLKDHMVTHTGEKPHKCARCGKAFSANANLKSHMRIHTGEKPHQCVQCGKAFIKSSDLKRHVLTHTRNKQRQNTIKDTHNCTQCGKAFEECARLKRHMLLHTGEKPHSRVECGKDFSLISGLKSHMLIHTGEEPHRCEQCGKTFSQISTLKTHMLTHTGEKLHKCVHCGVFLSDVAHLKTHMLTHARDMPHESEQCGITLTQFSSVENDDNTGEKPHQCAHCGKTFSLMQSLKTHMRIHTGEKPHQCAQCGKHFSQISNLNSHMRTHTGEKPYTCAYCGKAFSHFMGLKAHLQTHSEEKPPECSKSSVTSHTGEKPPECSKSSVTSHTGEKPPECSKSNVTSLTGEKPHECSNSDDVTTVKKEEDEDEHQLESLSEQQHSTQQKIPEQNDDLHLLEEHQQTHTVDLNLKQNTGKRPHKCPECEKAFTTQTRFKVHMKTHTRDEPFKCAQCGKGFSYSSTLKTHMLIHTGEKPHQCAQCGKCFSLSANLKSHMQIHTGEKPHKCAQCGKCFSHISTLKIHMRTHTGEKPHRCTQCEKAFTTRTHLKVHMMIHTGEKPHKCAWCGKCFSLSANLKSHMLIHIGEKPHQCAQCGKAFRRFNDVKRHMLTHTGEKPHQCTQCGKGFSRISTLKSHMLTHTGEKPHNCVQCGKGFSHISALEIHMRTHTGVKLHQCTQCEKAFTTRRYLKVHMMIHTGQKPHKCVQCGKGFSLSANLKSHMLIHTGEKPHQCAQCGKGFSYSSTLKSHILTHTGEKPHQCTQCGKGFSQMSNLNIHMLRHIEKPHNCFQCGKRFSQISALKSHMVVHTGEKLNKCAQCGKAFKKPSDLKRHMLTHTRDSQKQNTNVDTHKCVQCGKTFAYLSHLKTHMLIHTGERCHQCDHCGKAFLYFSILKRHILTHTGEKPHSCVQCGKGFAEKSTLKSHMLIHTGEKLHKCVHCGIFFLHVEHLKAHVQVHSGEKPHQSAFEDAKCHMLTQSEEKPHESFQYGNAFTQLSSVKKRRLVHTGKKSHQCAQCGKGFPKMSKLKIHMLVHTRERPHKCVQCGKGFSQMSSLKVHMRIHTGEKPHQCVQCGKAFTQISNLNYHMMMHTGEKPYRCAYCGKTFTCFVRFKCHMQTHSGEKPPELSKSIVTSHSAEKPPELSKSVVTSHSGEKPSECYDSIVTIHTVEKPHEEVQCGERP; encoded by the exons ATGGATCTTGGACTGCTGTTTAATTCTGGTGGCAATGTCACTGAAATGCAGGAGGTTGACCTGCTGAGCGTGATGTTGAAAGAAGAAGATATAAAAGAGGAGGAATATGGACATACGATTGCATGTCCAGATGGAGACGAAAAGCCTTTTGTAGATCTTGACTGTCAAACTGAAACAGACGTTGCAGAGTCCAGCGTTACTGACGATGAAACATTACAGACAACAGCAGAGATCGAAGTGAAgattgaggaggaggatgatctGCCAGGAT GTATAATGCAAAAGAACCTCCAACATAAAGGACGTCTCTGCCACTGCACAGTCTGCAGGAAGAGTTTCACAGCCCTGAGTGAACTAGAGaaacaccagcaaacacacactgttgacTTGAGTCTAAAGCAGAACACTTCCATAAGGCCTCATAAATGTACAGAGTGTGAAAAAGCTTTTACAACACAAACACGTCTTGAAGTccacatgctaacacacactggagagatgcCTCATCGAtgtacccagtgtggaaaatGTTTTTCATACAGTTCAACTCTTAAACGCCACATGttaacacacactggagagaagcctcatcaaTGTACCTGGTGTGGGAAATGTTTTTTACGAAGATCACATCTTAAAACCcatatacttacacacactggagagaagcctcatcaaTGTACCCAGTGTGAAAAAGCATTTACAACACGAACACGTCTTAAAGACCATATGGTaactcacactggagagaagcctcataaatgtgcccgGTGTGGGAAAGCATTTTCAGCAAATGCAAATCTTAAAAGCCACATgcgaatacacactggagagaaacctcatcaatgtgtccagtgtggaaaagcatttatAAAGTCTTCAGATCTTAAACGCCACGTGCTTACACACACTAGAAATAAGCAAAGGCAGAATACCATCAAAGACACTCATAACtgtacccagtgtggaaaagcttttgaAGAGTGTGCACGTCTTAAACGCCACATGCTTcttcacactggagagaagccccaTAGCCGTGTTGAGTGCGGAAAAGATTTTTCACTAATTTCAGGTCTGAAATCccacatgctaatacacacaGGAGAGGAGCCTCATCGATGTGAACAGTGCGGAAAAactttttcacaaatttcaactcttaaaacccacatgctgacacacaccGGAGAGAAGCTTCATAAATGTGTCCATTGTGGAGTTTTTCTTTCAGACGTTGCACACCTGAAAACCCACATGCTAACACACGCTAGAGATATGCCTCATGAATCTGAACAGTGTGGAATCACTTTAACACAATTCTCCAGTGTTGAAAACGACGATAAcacaggagagaagcctcatcaaTGTGCTCATTGCGGGAAAACTTTTTCACTAATGCAAAGTCTAAAAACTCATATGCGAATACACACGGGAGAGAAGCCCCATCAATGTGCTCAGTGTGGAAAAcatttttcacaaatttcaaatCTTAATTCCCATATGAGGACGCATACTGGTGAGAAGCCTTATACATGTGCCTACTGTGGAAAAGCATTTTCACACTTTATGGGGCTCAAAGCCCATTTGCAAACACACTCTGAAGAGAAGCCTCCAGAATGTTCCAAATCCAGTGTGACATcacatactggagagaagcctccaGAATGTTCCAAATCCAGTGTGACATcacatactggagagaagcctccaGAATGTTCCAAATCCAATGTGACATCActtactggagagaagcctcatgaaTGTTCCAACAGTGACGATGTGACGACAGTGAAGAaagaagaggatgaggatgagcaTCAGCTGGAAA GTTTATCAGAACAGCAACATTCAACACAACAGAAGATTCCAGAACAGAATGATGACCTCCATCTGCTAGAGGaacaccagcaaacacacactgttgacTTGAATCTAAAGCAGAACACCGGCAAAAGGCCTCATAAATGTCCGGAATGTGAAAAAGCATTTACAACACAAACACGTTTTAAAGTCCATATGAAAACACATACCAGAGATGAACCTtttaaatgtgcccagtgtggaaaaggtttttcatACAGTTCAACTCTTAAAACCCAtatgctaatacacactggagaaaagcctcatcaatgtgcccagtgtggaaaatgtTTTTCACTAAGTGCAAATCTTAAAAGCcatatgcaaatacacaccggagagaagcctcataaatgtgcccagtgtggaaaat GTTTTTCACACATTTCAACTCTTAAAATCCATATGCgtacacacactggagagaagcctcatcgGTGTACCCAGTGTGAAAAAGCATTTACAACACGAACACATCTTAAAGTCCATATGATGattcacactggagagaagcctcataaatgtgcctGGTGTGGAAAATGTTTTTCACTAAGTGCCAATCTTAAAAGCCACATGCTAATACACattggagagaagcctcatcaatgtgctcagtgtggaaaagcttttcgAAGATTCAATGATGTTAAACGCCATATgctaacacacactggagagaagcctcatcaaTGTACTCAGTGTGGTAAAGGTTTTTCACGAATTTCAACTCTTAAAagccacatgcttacacacactggagagaagccccaTAACTGTGTCCAGTGCGGTAAAGGTTTTTCACACATTTCTGCTCTTGAAATCCATATGCGTACACACACTGGAGTCAAGCTTCATCAATGCACCCAGTGTGAAAAAGCATTTACAACACGAAGATATCTTAAAGTACATATGATGATTCACACTGGACAGAaacctcataaatgtgtccagtgtggaaaaggtttttcattaagTGCAAATCTTAAAAGTCAtatgctaatacacactggagagaagcctcatcaatgtgcccagtgtggaaaaggtttttcatACAGTTCAACTCTTAAAAGCCATATactaacacacactggagagaagcctcaccaatgtacccagtgtggaaaaggtttttcaCAAATGTCTAATCTTAATATCCATATGCTTAGACACATAGAGAAGCCCCATAACTGTTTCCAGTGTGGTAAAcgtttttcacaaatttcagctCTTAAAAGCCATATGGTTGTACACACGGGAGAGAAGCTGaataaatgtgcccagtgtggaaaagcatttaaAAAGCCTTCAGATCTTAAACgtcacatgcttacacacactagAGATTCGCAAAAGCAGAATACTAATGTGGACactcataaatgtgtccagtgtggaaaaacgTTCGCTTACCTTTCACatcttaaaacccacatgctaatacacacGGGAGAGAGGTGTCATCAGTGTGACCATTGTGGGAAAGCTTTCTTATATTTTTCCATTCTTAAACGCCACATTcttacacacactggagagaagccccaTAGCTGTGTACAGTGCGGAAAGGGTTTCGCAGAAAAGTCAACTCTTAAAAGccacatgctaatacacactggTGAGAAGCTGCACAAATGTGTCCActgtggaattttttttttacacgttGAACATCTCAAAGCTCACGTGCAAGTACactctggagagaagcctcatcaaTCTGCATTCGAAGATGCTAAATGCCATATGCTAACACAATCTGAAGAGAAGCCTCATGAATCTTTCCAGTATGGAAATGCTTTTACACAATTATCTAGTGTTAAAAAGCGCAGGCTAGTACACACTGGAAAGAAGTCTCATCAGTGTGctcagtgtggaaaaggttttcCAAAAATGTCAAAACTAAAAATACATATGCTTGTACACACTAGAGAGAGGCCccataaatgtgtccagtgtggaaaagggtTTTCACAAATGTCAAGTCTTAAAGTTCATATgcgaatacacactggagagaagcctcatcaatgtgtccagtgtggaaaagcttttacacAAATTTCAAATCTTAATTATCATATGATGATGCACACTGGTGAGAAGCCATATAGATGTGCGTACTGTGGAAAAACATTTACATGCTTTGTGAGGTTCAAAtgccatatgcaaacacactctggagagaagcctccaGAATTGTCCAAATCCattgtgacatcacactctgcaGAGAAGCCTCCAGAATTGTCCAAATCCGttgtgacatcacactctggaGAGAAGCCTTCAGAATGTTACGATTCCATTGTGACAATACATACTGTAGAGAAACCTCATGAAGAGGTCCAGTGTGGAGAAAGACCATAA
- the LOC121718802 gene encoding zinc finger protein 160-like isoform X4, whose protein sequence is MDLGLLFNSGGNVTEMQEVDLLSVMLKEEDIKEEEYGHTIACPDGDEKPFVDLDCQTETDVAESSVTDDETLQTTAEIEVKIEEEDDLPGCIMQKNLQHKGRLCHCTVCRKSFTALSELEKHQQTHTVDLSLKQNTSIRPHKCTECEKAFTTQTRLEVHMLTHTGEMPHRCTQCGKCFSYSSTLKRHMLTHTGEKPHQCTWCGKCFLRRSHLKTHILTHTGEKPHQCTQCEKAFTTRTRLKDHMVTHTGEKPHKCARCGKAFSANANLKSHMRIHTGEKPHQCVQCGKAFIKSSDLKRHVLTHTRNKQRQNTIKDTHNCTQCGKAFEECARLKRHMLLHTGEKPHSRVECGKDFSLISGLKSHMLIHTGEEPHRCEQCGKTFSQISTLKTHMLTHTGEKLHKCVHCGVFLSDVAHLKTHMLTHARDMPHESEQCGITLTQFSSVENDDNTGEKPHQCAHCGKTFSLMQSLKTHMRIHTGEKPHQCAQCGKHFSQISNLNSHMRTHTGEKPYTCAYCGKAFSHFMGLKAHLQTHSEEKPPECSKSSVTSHTGEKPPECSKSSVTSHTGEKPPECSKSNVTSLTGEKPHECSNSDDVTTVKKEEDEDEHQLESLSEQQHSTQQKIPEQNDDLHLLEEHQQTHTVDLNLKQNTGKRPHKCPECEKAFTTQTRFKVHMKTHTRDEPFKCAQCGKGFSHISTLKIHMRTHTGEKPHRCTQCEKAFTTRTHLKVHMMIHTGEKPHKCAWCGKCFSLSANLKSHMLIHIGEKPHQCAQCGKAFRRFNDVKRHMLTHTGEKPHQCTQCGKGFSRISTLKSHMLTHTGEKPHNCVQCGKGFSHISALEIHMRTHTGVKLHQCTQCEKAFTTRRYLKVHMMIHTGQKPHKCVQCGKGFSLSANLKSHMLIHTGEKPHQCAQCGKGFSYSSTLKSHILTHTGEKPHQCTQCGKGFSQMSNLNIHMLRHIEKPHNCFQCGKRFSQISALKSHMVVHTGEKLNKCAQCGKAFKKPSDLKRHMLTHTRDSQKQNTNVDTHKCVQCGKTFAYLSHLKTHMLIHTGERCHQCDHCGKAFLYFSILKRHILTHTGEKPHSCVQCGKGFAEKSTLKSHMLIHTGEKLHKCVHCGIFFLHVEHLKAHVQVHSGEKPHQSAFEDAKCHMLTQSEEKPHESFQYGNAFTQLSSVKKRRLVHTGKKSHQCAQCGKGFPKMSKLKIHMLVHTRERPHKCVQCGKGFSQMSSLKVHMRIHTGEKPHQCVQCGKAFTQISNLNYHMMMHTGEKPYRCAYCGKTFTCFVRFKCHMQTHSGEKPPELSKSIVTSHSAEKPPELSKSVVTSHSGEKPSECYDSIVTIHTVEKPHEEVQCGERP, encoded by the exons ATGGATCTTGGACTGCTGTTTAATTCTGGTGGCAATGTCACTGAAATGCAGGAGGTTGACCTGCTGAGCGTGATGTTGAAAGAAGAAGATATAAAAGAGGAGGAATATGGACATACGATTGCATGTCCAGATGGAGACGAAAAGCCTTTTGTAGATCTTGACTGTCAAACTGAAACAGACGTTGCAGAGTCCAGCGTTACTGACGATGAAACATTACAGACAACAGCAGAGATCGAAGTGAAgattgaggaggaggatgatctGCCAGGAT GTATAATGCAAAAGAACCTCCAACATAAAGGACGTCTCTGCCACTGCACAGTCTGCAGGAAGAGTTTCACAGCCCTGAGTGAACTAGAGaaacaccagcaaacacacactgttgacTTGAGTCTAAAGCAGAACACTTCCATAAGGCCTCATAAATGTACAGAGTGTGAAAAAGCTTTTACAACACAAACACGTCTTGAAGTccacatgctaacacacactggagagatgcCTCATCGAtgtacccagtgtggaaaatGTTTTTCATACAGTTCAACTCTTAAACGCCACATGttaacacacactggagagaagcctcatcaaTGTACCTGGTGTGGGAAATGTTTTTTACGAAGATCACATCTTAAAACCcatatacttacacacactggagagaagcctcatcaaTGTACCCAGTGTGAAAAAGCATTTACAACACGAACACGTCTTAAAGACCATATGGTaactcacactggagagaagcctcataaatgtgcccgGTGTGGGAAAGCATTTTCAGCAAATGCAAATCTTAAAAGCCACATgcgaatacacactggagagaaacctcatcaatgtgtccagtgtggaaaagcatttatAAAGTCTTCAGATCTTAAACGCCACGTGCTTACACACACTAGAAATAAGCAAAGGCAGAATACCATCAAAGACACTCATAACtgtacccagtgtggaaaagcttttgaAGAGTGTGCACGTCTTAAACGCCACATGCTTcttcacactggagagaagccccaTAGCCGTGTTGAGTGCGGAAAAGATTTTTCACTAATTTCAGGTCTGAAATCccacatgctaatacacacaGGAGAGGAGCCTCATCGATGTGAACAGTGCGGAAAAactttttcacaaatttcaactcttaaaacccacatgctgacacacaccGGAGAGAAGCTTCATAAATGTGTCCATTGTGGAGTTTTTCTTTCAGACGTTGCACACCTGAAAACCCACATGCTAACACACGCTAGAGATATGCCTCATGAATCTGAACAGTGTGGAATCACTTTAACACAATTCTCCAGTGTTGAAAACGACGATAAcacaggagagaagcctcatcaaTGTGCTCATTGCGGGAAAACTTTTTCACTAATGCAAAGTCTAAAAACTCATATGCGAATACACACGGGAGAGAAGCCCCATCAATGTGCTCAGTGTGGAAAAcatttttcacaaatttcaaatCTTAATTCCCATATGAGGACGCATACTGGTGAGAAGCCTTATACATGTGCCTACTGTGGAAAAGCATTTTCACACTTTATGGGGCTCAAAGCCCATTTGCAAACACACTCTGAAGAGAAGCCTCCAGAATGTTCCAAATCCAGTGTGACATcacatactggagagaagcctccaGAATGTTCCAAATCCAGTGTGACATcacatactggagagaagcctccaGAATGTTCCAAATCCAATGTGACATCActtactggagagaagcctcatgaaTGTTCCAACAGTGACGATGTGACGACAGTGAAGAaagaagaggatgaggatgagcaTCAGCTGGAAA GTTTATCAGAACAGCAACATTCAACACAACAGAAGATTCCAGAACAGAATGATGACCTCCATCTGCTAGAGGaacaccagcaaacacacactgttgacTTGAATCTAAAGCAGAACACCGGCAAAAGGCCTCATAAATGTCCGGAATGTGAAAAAGCATTTACAACACAAACACGTTTTAAAGTCCATATGAAAACACATACCAGAGATGAACCTtttaaatgtgcccagtgtggaaaag GTTTTTCACACATTTCAACTCTTAAAATCCATATGCgtacacacactggagagaagcctcatcgGTGTACCCAGTGTGAAAAAGCATTTACAACACGAACACATCTTAAAGTCCATATGATGattcacactggagagaagcctcataaatgtgcctGGTGTGGAAAATGTTTTTCACTAAGTGCCAATCTTAAAAGCCACATGCTAATACACattggagagaagcctcatcaatgtgctcagtgtggaaaagcttttcgAAGATTCAATGATGTTAAACGCCATATgctaacacacactggagagaagcctcatcaaTGTACTCAGTGTGGTAAAGGTTTTTCACGAATTTCAACTCTTAAAagccacatgcttacacacactggagagaagccccaTAACTGTGTCCAGTGCGGTAAAGGTTTTTCACACATTTCTGCTCTTGAAATCCATATGCGTACACACACTGGAGTCAAGCTTCATCAATGCACCCAGTGTGAAAAAGCATTTACAACACGAAGATATCTTAAAGTACATATGATGATTCACACTGGACAGAaacctcataaatgtgtccagtgtggaaaaggtttttcattaagTGCAAATCTTAAAAGTCAtatgctaatacacactggagagaagcctcatcaatgtgcccagtgtggaaaaggtttttcatACAGTTCAACTCTTAAAAGCCATATactaacacacactggagagaagcctcaccaatgtacccagtgtggaaaaggtttttcaCAAATGTCTAATCTTAATATCCATATGCTTAGACACATAGAGAAGCCCCATAACTGTTTCCAGTGTGGTAAAcgtttttcacaaatttcagctCTTAAAAGCCATATGGTTGTACACACGGGAGAGAAGCTGaataaatgtgcccagtgtggaaaagcatttaaAAAGCCTTCAGATCTTAAACgtcacatgcttacacacactagAGATTCGCAAAAGCAGAATACTAATGTGGACactcataaatgtgtccagtgtggaaaaacgTTCGCTTACCTTTCACatcttaaaacccacatgctaatacacacGGGAGAGAGGTGTCATCAGTGTGACCATTGTGGGAAAGCTTTCTTATATTTTTCCATTCTTAAACGCCACATTcttacacacactggagagaagccccaTAGCTGTGTACAGTGCGGAAAGGGTTTCGCAGAAAAGTCAACTCTTAAAAGccacatgctaatacacactggTGAGAAGCTGCACAAATGTGTCCActgtggaattttttttttacacgttGAACATCTCAAAGCTCACGTGCAAGTACactctggagagaagcctcatcaaTCTGCATTCGAAGATGCTAAATGCCATATGCTAACACAATCTGAAGAGAAGCCTCATGAATCTTTCCAGTATGGAAATGCTTTTACACAATTATCTAGTGTTAAAAAGCGCAGGCTAGTACACACTGGAAAGAAGTCTCATCAGTGTGctcagtgtggaaaaggttttcCAAAAATGTCAAAACTAAAAATACATATGCTTGTACACACTAGAGAGAGGCCccataaatgtgtccagtgtggaaaagggtTTTCACAAATGTCAAGTCTTAAAGTTCATATgcgaatacacactggagagaagcctcatcaatgtgtccagtgtggaaaagcttttacacAAATTTCAAATCTTAATTATCATATGATGATGCACACTGGTGAGAAGCCATATAGATGTGCGTACTGTGGAAAAACATTTACATGCTTTGTGAGGTTCAAAtgccatatgcaaacacactctggagagaagcctccaGAATTGTCCAAATCCattgtgacatcacactctgcaGAGAAGCCTCCAGAATTGTCCAAATCCGttgtgacatcacactctggaGAGAAGCCTTCAGAATGTTACGATTCCATTGTGACAATACATACTGTAGAGAAACCTCATGAAGAGGTCCAGTGTGGAGAAAGACCATAA